In one window of Funiculus sociatus GB2-C1 DNA:
- a CDS encoding tetratricopeptide repeat protein: MGETSQTIYFVAAAVVGIVLTGLGYFILETITTSNIFEKGVNLYKQKDYASAEANFRRVIERHRTNDMARLFLGNSLMAQNKLDEATPVFRELTERSPKNIDAYLRLGDALMKQNKLEEAIANLQKARELYKAPSPEQKQLEELIEEIKLNTPTP; this comes from the coding sequence ATGGGCGAAACATCTCAAACAATTTATTTTGTAGCTGCGGCTGTAGTTGGTATTGTTCTAACCGGACTCGGTTATTTTATCTTGGAGACAATTACTACTTCAAATATCTTTGAAAAAGGAGTAAATCTTTATAAACAAAAAGATTATGCAAGTGCAGAAGCAAATTTTCGCAGGGTGATTGAACGACACCGTACTAATGATATGGCTCGGTTGTTTTTGGGGAATTCGCTGATGGCGCAAAACAAACTCGATGAGGCTACGCCTGTGTTTCGGGAACTGACGGAGAGATCGCCCAAAAATATAGATGCTTATTTGAGGTTGGGAGACGCTTTGATGAAGCAAAATAAGTTAGAAGAAGCGATCGCAAATCTGCAAAAAGCTAGAGAATTATATAAAGCACCGTCCCCGGAGCAAAAACAGCTCGAAGAGTTAATCGAGGAAATTAAATTAAACACGCCCACACCCTGA
- a CDS encoding homogentisate phytyltransferase: MNPSQSHPVQQRVPWLYAFWKFSRPHTIIGTSLSVVALYLMAIALSSTSVIGDSVVQLLGSWIACLGGNIYIVGLNQLEDVEIDKINKPHLPIAAGEFSRRQAVIIIAISGTVALLSSLLLGQYLLLTVGISLAIGTAYSLPPIRLKRFPFWAALCIFTVRGVIVNLGLFLHFNWVLQKEQVIPVPVWALTLFVLVFTFAIAIFKDIPDMEGDKQYNITTFTIQLGKAAVFNLSLWVITVCYAGMILAGVAKLPLLNATFVVITHLLALALLWWRSTRVDLQDKVAIASFYQFIWKLFFLEYLIFPAACLLA; the protein is encoded by the coding sequence ATTAATCCTTCTCAGTCCCATCCAGTTCAGCAACGTGTTCCCTGGCTGTATGCCTTTTGGAAGTTTTCGCGACCCCATACGATCATTGGCACTAGCTTAAGTGTGGTGGCATTATACTTGATGGCGATCGCTCTCAGCTCCACTAGCGTCATCGGCGATAGTGTGGTGCAACTGTTGGGAAGTTGGATTGCTTGTTTGGGGGGCAATATTTACATTGTGGGGTTAAATCAGCTGGAAGATGTGGAAATTGACAAAATTAACAAACCCCATTTGCCCATCGCAGCAGGTGAATTTTCCCGGCGACAAGCTGTAATAATTATCGCTATTAGCGGTACTGTAGCGTTGCTTTCTTCGCTGCTGCTGGGGCAATATTTACTTTTGACTGTGGGCATTAGTTTAGCAATTGGCACAGCTTATTCTTTACCGCCAATTCGATTAAAGCGGTTTCCATTTTGGGCAGCGTTGTGTATTTTCACTGTGCGGGGGGTAATTGTTAATTTAGGGCTGTTTTTACACTTCAATTGGGTGTTGCAAAAAGAGCAAGTGATTCCCGTACCAGTCTGGGCGCTAACCTTGTTTGTATTGGTGTTTACGTTTGCGATCGCTATTTTTAAAGACATTCCCGATATGGAAGGCGATAAGCAGTACAATATCACCACTTTTACAATTCAGTTGGGTAAAGCTGCTGTATTTAATCTCTCTCTCTGGGTAATAACTGTATGTTACGCGGGGATGATTTTAGCGGGAGTGGCGAAGCTTCCTTTGCTAAATGCCACCTTTGTAGTGATTACTCATTTATTAGCGCTAGCGTTGCTGTGGTGGCGTAGCACAAGGGTTGATTTACAAGATAAGGTAGCGATCGCATCCTTCTATCAATTTATCTGGAAACTGTTTTTCTTGGAATATCTAATTTTTCCCGCAGCCTGTCTTTTGGCGTAA
- a CDS encoding methyltransferase domain-containing protein, giving the protein MTSTLYQQIQQLYDASSGLWEQIWGEHMHHGYYGADGTQKKDRRQAQIDLIEQLLNWAGVQQAQHIVDVGCGIGGSSLYLAQKFNATATGITLSPVQANRAKERAAAAGLSERASFQVADALNMPFADNSFDLVWSMESGEHMPNKKKFLEECYRVLKPGGTFIMATWCHRPLGGEYGQLTDDERKHLAEIYRVYALPYVISLPEYEEMAGNLSFQNIRTADWSKAVAPFWDVVIDSTFNFDAVVGLLLSGWTTIQAALSLGLMSRGYERGLIRFGLLCASKGDVL; this is encoded by the coding sequence ATGACATCGACTCTATATCAGCAAATTCAGCAGTTATACGACGCTTCCTCTGGTCTTTGGGAACAGATTTGGGGCGAACATATGCACCACGGGTACTATGGCGCAGATGGCACCCAAAAAAAAGACCGAAGGCAGGCACAGATTGACCTGATAGAACAATTACTCAACTGGGCTGGCGTACAACAAGCCCAGCACATTGTTGATGTTGGTTGCGGAATTGGCGGCAGTTCCCTATATCTGGCACAAAAGTTTAACGCTACTGCCACTGGGATTACTCTCAGCCCAGTCCAGGCTAACCGGGCAAAGGAACGCGCAGCGGCGGCGGGACTGAGTGAAAGGGCATCTTTCCAGGTGGCAGATGCTTTAAATATGCCTTTTGCCGATAACTCCTTTGACTTGGTATGGTCGATGGAAAGTGGGGAACATATGCCGAATAAAAAGAAGTTTTTGGAGGAATGCTACCGGGTACTAAAGCCTGGCGGAACTTTCATTATGGCAACGTGGTGTCACCGTCCTTTGGGTGGAGAATATGGGCAACTTACAGATGATGAGCGGAAACATTTGGCGGAAATTTACCGGGTGTATGCTTTGCCTTATGTGATTTCGCTGCCCGAATATGAAGAAATGGCTGGTAATCTCTCTTTCCAAAATATTCGCACGGCAGACTGGTCAAAAGCTGTAGCCCCCTTCTGGGATGTAGTAATTGATTCTACCTTTAATTTTGATGCCGTTGTGGGTTTGCTGCTTTCCGGTTGGACAACCATTCAGGCTGCGCTTTCTCTAGGCTTAATGAGTCGGGGTTATGAGCGAGGCTTGATTCGATTTGGGTTGCTGTGCGCTAGCAAAGGTGATGTGCTTTAG
- a CDS encoding TrkH family potassium uptake protein gives MTVSRTICLGFLAVITVGTLLLMLPISMSDGSWSNPLIALFTATSAVCVTGLSVVDVGTFYSFWGQLFLVLLVQVGGLGYMTATTLLLLLLGRKFGLREKIAIQQSLDQPGLSGVVELVRSIIAMTLIIEISGIFLLMLVFVPDYGMERGLWLSIFHSVNSFNNAGFGLFPNNLIRYVRSPLINLIVPILIILGGIGYEVIMEAYLWVRDRYHRRPEKVVFSLNFKVATSTTLLLLILGTIFFLFAEFKNPQTFGQLSFPQKLMAAWFQSVTPRTAGFNTIDIGKMTEAGLFITIAFMFIGTNPGGTGGGIKTTTVRVLFSCTKAVLQGKEEVLCYQRQIPLVLILKAVGVAFGSLMVVIGSTTLIALHDPQFEFIQILLEVVSAFATVGLSAGITATLSAFAKLVIIATMYIGRVGVLLLMSAILGDPSPSVIRYPEENLLVG, from the coding sequence ATGACTGTTTCTCGAACTATTTGCCTGGGTTTCCTAGCGGTAATTACGGTTGGCACGCTTTTACTGATGTTGCCGATTTCTATGAGTGATGGCAGCTGGAGCAATCCGCTAATAGCCCTATTTACGGCAACTTCTGCGGTTTGCGTGACTGGTTTATCTGTGGTTGATGTCGGGACTTTTTATTCATTCTGGGGGCAGCTGTTCCTAGTCTTGCTGGTGCAGGTGGGTGGCTTGGGCTATATGACAGCAACAACTTTGCTTTTGCTGCTGTTGGGGCGCAAGTTTGGATTGAGAGAGAAAATCGCTATTCAACAATCATTAGATCAGCCTGGATTGTCTGGTGTGGTGGAGTTGGTTCGCTCGATTATTGCCATGACGCTGATTATTGAAATTTCCGGCATTTTTTTACTGATGTTGGTGTTTGTGCCAGATTATGGGATGGAGCGTGGTCTTTGGCTATCAATTTTTCATAGCGTGAATTCTTTTAATAATGCAGGCTTCGGTCTTTTTCCAAATAATTTGATTCGGTATGTGCGATCGCCCTTGATAAACCTGATCGTCCCCATCTTGATTATTTTGGGAGGGATTGGCTACGAGGTAATTATGGAAGCGTATCTCTGGGTACGCGATCGCTACCATAGACGCCCAGAGAAAGTAGTATTTTCTCTTAATTTCAAAGTTGCCACCAGTACCACTCTCCTTTTACTGATCTTGGGAACCATTTTCTTCTTATTTGCGGAATTCAAGAATCCGCAAACCTTTGGACAACTAAGTTTCCCTCAGAAATTAATGGCTGCTTGGTTTCAATCTGTTACTCCGAGAACAGCCGGATTTAATACGATTGATATTGGTAAGATGACCGAGGCTGGTCTATTTATTACAATTGCCTTCATGTTTATCGGTACCAATCCCGGCGGTACAGGCGGCGGGATTAAAACTACTACCGTGAGAGTGTTGTTTAGCTGTACTAAAGCAGTTCTCCAAGGGAAGGAAGAAGTGCTGTGTTATCAGCGTCAAATACCGTTGGTGCTGATATTAAAGGCTGTTGGTGTCGCATTTGGTTCATTGATGGTGGTGATTGGTTCCACAACTTTAATTGCGCTGCACGATCCACAGTTTGAGTTTATCCAAATCCTGCTTGAAGTTGTTTCAGCATTTGCCACAGTTGGACTTTCTGCTGGCATCACAGCGACTCTTTCAGCGTTCGCTAAATTGGTAATAATTGCCACGATGTACATAGGTCGGGTTGG